The genomic window GTTCGGTGTAACGATCATAGTGTCACGGATTCATATGTTGGTGAAGACAAATTTAAACTGTCATTGCCGTTGTTTCATTTGGAAAGATATGATACGCTCAATAAAAAAGTTCCGTTATGTGGTTTTCGAAACCGATTAATGGAACTAATGGAGGCGATCAGATGAATTTATCGAATGGTCCATTAACAGGTATTCGTATCGTTGATGCTTCGACAGTGCTAGCGGCCCCTTTTGCGGCAAGTTTGTTAGGGGATATGGGGGCAGAGGTCATAAAGGTGGAGCTTCCACAGACTGGTGACCCGTTACGTGGTCTCGGTCCTTATAAGGAGGAAGAACCATTGCGATGGCCAGGAATGTCTCGAAACAAACAATCATTGACGTTAGATATTCGTCAAAAAGAAGGACAAGAAATCTTTAAAGATCTACTAAAAGACGCTGATATTCTCATTGAGAATTTTCGTCCGAACACACTAGAGCGATGGGGACTTGGATATGAGGAATTGAAACAAGTCAATCCTAAGCTTGTGATGGCGAGACAATCAGGATACGGACAGACAGGACCTTATGCAGAAAAGGCTGGCTTTGGCACTCCTGCTACGGCGTTTTCAGGATACACGTATTTACAAGGGTTTTCTGATCGGCATCCAGTAAGTCCTGCTTTCTCGTTAATGGACTATATTTCTGGGGTGTTTTTAGCCTTAGGCTCAGTAAGCGCGCTTTACAATCGCGATGCAGGTGGAACGGGGCAAGGACAGGTAGTGGAATTAGGTTTATATGAGGCGATGTTTAGAATGATGGATTTTCTAGTTGCGGAATATGATCAGTTAGGGAAGGTACGCGAGCGTGCGCCAATGTTGCACGGTCATTCAAGTCCAGCTGGCACGTATCGTACAAAGGATCATCATTGGGTTGTGCTTGTTTGTAGTACGCAACGAACTTGGGAACGTCTAGCAAAAGCAATGGAACGAGAGGAGTTAATTGAGTGTCAACGCTATCGAACAAATGCTGATCGAATGGAAAACGATGAAGAATTGCAAGAAATTGTAAGCGATTTTATATCATTGAACAATCGTGATGAATTACAGCAAAAGCTTGATCGATTCGGTGTACCGATTTCGCCAATAATGAATATTAAGGACATCTTTGAAAATGAACAGTATCAAGCGCGAGAAAACATCCTTGAAGTAGACCATCCTCGCTTAGGAAAAGTGAAGGTTCCTGGAATTGTTCCGAAATTCTCCGAAACCCCAGGTCGTATACGGCACCGAGCTCCCGATTTAGGTGAGCATACCGAAATCATTTTAAAACGATTAGGTTA from Shouchella hunanensis includes these protein-coding regions:
- a CDS encoding CaiB/BaiF CoA transferase family protein, translated to MNLSNGPLTGIRIVDASTVLAAPFAASLLGDMGAEVIKVELPQTGDPLRGLGPYKEEEPLRWPGMSRNKQSLTLDIRQKEGQEIFKDLLKDADILIENFRPNTLERWGLGYEELKQVNPKLVMARQSGYGQTGPYAEKAGFGTPATAFSGYTYLQGFSDRHPVSPAFSLMDYISGVFLALGSVSALYNRDAGGTGQGQVVELGLYEAMFRMMDFLVAEYDQLGKVRERAPMLHGHSSPAGTYRTKDHHWVVLVCSTQRTWERLAKAMEREELIECQRYRTNADRMENDEELQEIVSDFISLNNRDELQQKLDRFGVPISPIMNIKDIFENEQYQARENILEVDHPRLGKVKVPGIVPKFSETPGRIRHRAPDLGEHTEIILKRLGYSEERITKLKESGVV